One part of the Malus sylvestris chromosome 2, drMalSylv7.2, whole genome shotgun sequence genome encodes these proteins:
- the LOC126586015 gene encoding LOW QUALITY PROTEIN: RING-H2 finger protein ATL52-like (The sequence of the model RefSeq protein was modified relative to this genomic sequence to represent the inferred CDS: inserted 1 base in 1 codon; substituted 1 base at 1 genomic stop codon), with translation MGSAGNQNPWAPYDSYKDCSQGICSIYCSKWCYIIGPPPPSLDFTEADDQNHGSPTDLSPLIIAIIGIFASAFILVTYYTVISKYCRRRGSDGARDTNMDSSNPNLVSESWQGSNNGLDESLIKSITVHKYKKGDKLVEGTDCSVCLSEFEENESLRLLPKCSHAFHVPCIDTWLKSHSSCPLCRSNIAAPAIALVPHQQLALPPVEENPQEEVNVSASEYQHRSNENILVVQDNSEEVVSQLESRVSSCEIEQDHGIQQQLRRSVSIADVLHLHDSEDDDEDLENQMGSAQFTMEIGSSKGVDQEQNFKSSNSPRSSGVFSLVKGPLVLKRSTSTGRLVXSRXGREKNSFIPN, from the exons ATGGGCTCTGCAGGAAACCAAAATCCATGGGCACCATATGACTCATACAAAGATTGTTCCCAAGGGATTTGCAGCATCTACTGCTCTAAATGGTGCTATATCATTggccctcctcctccttcacTCGATTTCACCGAAGCCGATGACCAAAACCATGGCTCTCCAACAGATCTCTCTCCTCTCATTATAGCAATCATTGGCATCTTTGCTAGTGCCTTCATTCTAGTCACTTACTACACCGTTATATCCAAATACTGCAGGCGAAGAGGAAGTGATGGAGCTCGAGACACGAACATGGACAGTTCGAATCCAAACCTAGTTAGTGAATCGTGGCAAGGCTCAAATAACGGTCTGGATGAGTCCCTGATCAAGTCTATCACGGTTCACAAGTACAAGAAAGGTGATAAGCTTGTGGAAGGCACAGACTGCTCGGTATGCTTAAGTGAGTTTGAAGAAAATGAGAGCCTGAGGCTGTTGCCGAAATGTAGCCATGCTTTCCATGTTCCTTGCATTGATACTTGGCTCAAATCTCACTCCAGTTGTCCGCTATGTCGTTCAAACATTGCTGCTCCTGCCATTGCTCTTGTTCCTCATCAGCAACTAGCGCTGCCTCCGGTTGAAGAAAATCCACAGGAGGAGGTGAATGTGTCCGCTTCGGAATACCAACATAGGAGTAATGAAAATATTTTGGTGGTTCAAGATAACTCGGAAGAGGTTGTTAGTCAGTTGGAGAGTAGAGTGAGCAGTTGTGAGATTGAACAAGATCATGGGATCCAGCAGCAGTTGAGGAGATCAGTTTCCATTGCTGATGTGTTGCATTTGCATGAtagtgaagatgatgatgaggaCTTGGAAAATCAGATGGGAAGTGCTCAATTTACCATGGAAATTGGATCATCAAAAGGAGTTGATCAAGAACAAAATTTCAAATCCAGTAACAGCCCTAGAAGTAGTGGAGTTTTCAGCTTGGTAAAGGGTCCTCTTGTGCTGAAGAGATCAACTTCAACAGGGAGATTAG TCTCAAGGTAAGGAAGGGAAAAGAATTCTTTCATTCCTAATTGA